Proteins from a genomic interval of Chanos chanos chromosome 3, fChaCha1.1, whole genome shotgun sequence:
- the oprl1 gene encoding nociceptin receptor isoform X7, translating to MIVCVVGLVGNCLVMYTKMKTATNIYIFNLALADSLVLATLPFQGTDVFLGFWPFGNILCKAMVSIDYYNMFTSVFTLTVMSMDRYVAVCHPVKALDMRTPHKAKVVNICVWVLASAIGVPAMVLGDVEDDHGIECIVVLPDPRGYWDPVFGTCVFLFSFLVPVAIISVCYSLMVKRLRSVRILSGSKEKDRNLRRITRMVLVVVAAFVVCWTPVQIMALAQSLGFNLGSMQTVVLMHFCIALGYVNSSLNPVLYAFLDENFKRCFREFCQPSPFQLDVQQSGRMRSIAREVVYNCKTADGNTNPA from the exons GTACACAAAGATGAAGACTGCTACAAACATCTATATCTTTAATCTGGCCTTGGCAGACTCTCTGGTCCTTGCTACGCTCCCCTTTCAGGGCACTGACGTCTTCCTTGGCTTCTGGCCCTTTGGAAACATTCTCTGCAAGGCCATGGTTTCCATCGACTACTACAACATGTTCACCAGTGTCTTCACCCTGACTGTCATGAGCATGGATCGCTATGTGGctgtctgtcaccctgtcaAAGCTCTGGACATGCGCACTCCTCATAAAGCCAAAGTAGtcaatatctgtgtgtgggtgctgGCGTCAGCCATCGGGGTCCCTGCCATGGTACTGGGGGATGTGGAAGATGACCACG GTattgagtgtattgtggtgctCCCTGATCCTCGTGGCTACTGGGACCCTGTCTTTGgcacctgtgtttttctcttctccttcctgGTTCCTGTGGCAATTATCAGCGTATGTTACAGTCTGATGGTCAAGCGGTTACGCAGCGTCCGCATCCTGTCTGGCTCCAAGGAGAAAGACCGAAACCTGCGGCGAATCACCCGCATGGTGTTGGTAGTGGTGGCAGCCTTTGTTGTGTGCTGGACGCCTGTCCAGATCATGGCTTTGGCCCAGTCTTTGGGGTTCAACCTCGGTAGCATGCAGACTGTAGTTCTGATGCACTTCTGCATTGCGTTGGGCTACGTCAACAGCAGCCTAAATCCCGTGCTCTATGCCTTCTTGGACGAGAACTTCAAACGCTGCTTCCGCGAGTTCTGCCAACCCTCGCCCTTCCAGCTGGACGTCCAGCAGTCTGGCCGCATGCGCAGCATCGCCCGTGAGGTCGTCTACAACTGCAAGACGGCAGATGGCAACACTAACCCGGCATGA
- the npbwr2b gene encoding neuropeptides B/W receptor type 2b: MENLTMPVGTNPPCNHSMDFYYFSSFNRTDLNCTPPADFFFYADLYVVLPVIYSVICAVGLTGNTAVIYVILKAPKMKTVTNMFILNLAIADDLFTLVLPINIAEHLLHYWPFGEVLCKIILSIDHYNIFSSIYFLTVMSVDRYLVVWATVRSKRMPYRTYRAAKIVSLCVWVLVILIVMPFTVFAGVYISPDDSERKSCVLSFPSPESLWFKASRIYTLILGFAIPVSTICILYTMMLYKLRNMRLNTNAKALDKAKKKVTIMVFIVLAVCLFCWTPFHLSTIVALTTDLRTTPLLIGISYFITSLSYANSCLNPFLYAFLDDSFRKAFKKMLECRPA, translated from the coding sequence atGGAAAATTTAACCATGCCCGTCGGCACAAATCCACCATGCAACCACAGCATGGACTTCtattatttcagttcatttaaccGGACTGATTTAAACTGCACGCCTCCGGCAGACTTCTTCTTTTATGCAGATTTATATGTCGTTCTACCAGTGATTTACTCGGTGATATGTGCGGTGGGACTGACTGGTAATACCGCCGTCATCTATGTAATCCTCAAAGCCCCCAAAATGAAGACAGTCACCAACATGTTTATTCTGAATTTGGCGATAGCCGACGACTTGTTCACTTTAGTTTTGCCCATAAATATTGCTGAACATCTCTTACACTACTGGCCTTTTGGAGAAGTGCTGTGCAAGATCATCCTAAGCATTGATCACTACAATATCTTCTCTAGCATTTACTTTTTAACGGTTATGAGTGTCGACCGTTATTTGGTGGTGTGGGCAACGGTGCGGTCCAAACGAATGCCATATCGTACATACCGGGCAGCAAAGATAGTTAGCTTGTGTGTTTGGGTCCTAGTGATTCTCATCGTCATGCCATTTACAGTGTTCGCAGGTGTCTACATCAGTCCTGACGACTCTGAACGGAAAAGCTGCGTTCTTAGTTTTCCCAGTCCTGAAAGTTTATGGTTCAAGGCCAGTCGGATTTATACTCTCATACTTGGCTTCGCTATTCCCGTATCCACGATTTGTATCCTTTATACAATGATGCTGTACAAGCTGAGGAACATGCGTCTAAACACCAATGCCAAAGCGCTTGACAAAGCGAAGAAGAAAGTTACTATTATGGTGTTTATTGTGCTTGCGGTGTGTCTCTTCTGTTGGACGCCTTTTCATCTGAGCACCATTGTGGCTCTAACCACAGACCTGCGGACCACCCCACTCCTTATCGGAATCTCCTACTTTATCACCAGCCTCAGCTACGCAAACTCTTGTTTAAACCCGTTTCTCTACGCCTTTTTGGACGACAGCTTCAGAAAAGCGTTCAAGAAAATGTTAGAATGTCGACCTGCTTGA